A stretch of DNA from Methanomassiliicoccales archaeon:
TTGATATTGAGATACATAAAGCAGTATCCGTTCCGAGACTGTTAATGCGGTCGTCATGTTTTTCGCAAGTCGCTGACGGATTTAAAAAACTAAGATTCTGATTATTACAATTGAATTACCACTAATTCGACAAAGGTAATTAAAAATTGAAGTGAAAAAAATTGTCAGGTAATATGATTCAAGCTTAAGTCATTGGCCGTTCTTCTTTTTCTCATTTGAGTAATAGGCCATCAGCCCTAAGGTAAATAACACCAAACCAGCTATGACGGCTGGGAAATACAGGGGAAATGGTCCCCTGCTCTCTGGTGCAAAGGGGAAGATAGAATCGTGCTGTATGACCTTTTGCCCCTCACCTGCATCAATACCAGCAATGGTGTTATCGATCACATAATAATATATACCATCATCTGGAGCCGTGAAAACAGTCTTAGAGGAGACTACACCTAAATCCTTGAATAACGCTGCACCTTTCCATCCCATACTTTCTTTTCCGACTTCGATATAGCTAAAATACTGTTCTTGATTGAATATGAAGACATCCATCATATCGCCGTAGGAGATGAATGAAATCTTCTCTCCCTTCTTCATTTCACCTGCCCGCACCACATATTCTTGCTCATCAATCTGGTAAGTGAATTTCTGGTGCCCCTCTCCAAAATCGCAGGCTTCAGCCTCAGCCATGGAGAAGATCGTAAAAGAGAGCATCAGAACCACGACAATCGACACCACTCCGATTTTCATAATTAAGCCTCCTCACCATTAAGGCTGGAATTGACCATTAAAATTTCGCTGGAAGCAGGCCTTTGGAAGGAGGGATTATATCCGTGATAAAGATTGAACAGCATATGCGCTTGTTATTGTCCTCTTCCACCGATGTAGCTAGTTTAGGCATACGCGACGCTCTTCTTGCGCGCTCAGGTTGGCAAACAATCGCTCAGTTCCATGGCTCGCCGGTTTTCCGTAGGGGGGAGGATATTCTAGCCACATCCAGCTCTAATCATCTTTTCCATGATGAAATAGATAAAGAATTCGAGATGAACATAAACCAGAATATTGACGAATTGGTCTTTCTCTCTCGTCACAAAGCGGTCTCTGAAATACCCACACTAACGGTGCACGCCATCGGCAATTTCGGTAATGCAGATTACGGTGGTCGAGAGGGAGTTCTTGTTGAATCCATGCCTGATGCCATGACCTCAGCCTTAAGGCAACTTGTCTCTTCAGCCAAAGGGCTTGAATTCCAGGTATCTTTCGAAGTAACTCATCACGGCCCATACATCAGCAAACCTGCCATGTTCATAGAGATCGGGTCTTCTGAAAGGCAATGGAGTAATAAGGAGGCGGCAGAGGCCATCGCCCGTACTCTGCTCGAGACTAGGACGCTAAGTTCGCCAAAGGTGATCGGGATTGGTGGAGGCCATTACGCACCACGCTTTACCGAGCTGGCCTTAGCGAAGAAAGTCTCGTTTGGCCATATGATCCCTAATCATTTCGTGGATATATGCGATGATAATTCCTTGAGGAGAGCCATAGAGTTGGCTTTAGAGAGGACGGAAAGGGCAAACCTCGTCTATATCCACAAAAAATCTATGTCGCGCGCTCGTGCCACTCACATTAAAAGAATGGTGAAGGAAATGGGAGTTGAAGTAGTGGACTCTTCATATTTCGATGAATTATGAATCTATCAGTTCCTGCCCACAGATGGGGCATATGCGCCATTGTGGCTGTACTGGAGAATAGCAGTTGGGGCATTCTAATCCTGTGTTAGGCAGAGTTACGTTCGAGCTCTTTTCCCAAGAAACGGCTTTCTCCTTAGTCTCTCGCGATTCAGATTTAACGGTTTTCATTGTAGGCTGCAAAACTCCACGAAGATAAGAGCTGCCTCCAGTCGCTACGAATTTGCCCCTTCGCGCTAAAGCCTCCAAATAATCAATGGTCAATATGGTTCCACCAGCTAAGGATAAAACACCACCAAAAACCGACATGAATAAAGCGGGACCGAACGCGGTGGCTATGCCCCGCTCCATATCTTGATTAACCTCCCAGACCACCAAGACGATAGCCACCACGCCAAAAGATGCTGAGATTAGGGATCCTAAAGCCGACGGCCCTTTAAATCTCCTCCAACCCTTTTCTGCAAGGATGTCTAGGCATGACAATATGGCACAAAGCGCTCCGCTCATAGGTATCAAAAAGGCCAACGAGGTAAAGCCGCCTTTAGCGATCATATCCCATAAGGAGAGTTGTTGGGATGGTAAAATGGACCAACTTAGCACCAGCGAGGAGGACATTATGGCACCGCCTATCACGCAGAAGGTAATGCCTAGGACCACTGACAGATGGGTTATTGGCCTCACCAATGGGCCTTTCATCTTACTGGAAGATATCTTAATCATGGTATTTTTCTCAGCTTCGCTTATATCTTCCTCTATACTCAATCGCCCACCACCGTTCCCTTTATCTTCTCGCCCCTGATGGCTGCCTTAAGTTCTTCCAAGTCCCTGCCGTTGACTATGTAAATGGGGATGCGGGAGCGCAAGGCTGACTCTGCGCCTTTGCGGTCGAAAATGTCCGATGGACCGGCCGAATGAGAACCTTTATCGACCAGCTCATAGAGCTGCTGATGCGTCAGGCGTTCGAATCTCACCGCCTCTTTGTTGCTCTTCGGATCCGAAGAGTAGGCAGCGTCGACAGAGGTGGCGTTGACGATCCTTTTGGCTTTTAGCCCCTCTGCCACGAGAGCTGATACCGCGTCCGTTGTATGGCCAGGCACAGTTCCGCCCATCACTAATATATTCCCTTTGCGAGCCTCGCGCACTGCCTCTTCAACCGAGCGGGGAATGGAACCGAACGCATCTTGGCCCAGCGCTAACTGTAACAGTTTAGCGTTCATACGGGTAACCTCGATTCCTAGTTCATCCTGCTGCTCACGCGAGGCTCCCAGCTCTCTCGCAGTGGATATGTAGTATCGCGCCACCTTACCACCGCCGCATACCAAGACCAGGCGGTATTCCTTGGACAATGAACGCATGAGTTGGGCAATTTCTAAAATGCGCTTTCCATCATTCTCGCCAGGTACTAGAATCGACCCTCCCAGAGAAACAACCACGTAGTCCATGCCAACCCCAACAGCTTTATAAAGGCAATCCTTCTTGGGTGATAAAAAACCTAGCGTGGCTGATAATTTCATGGCACAAGTTGGCGAAACCCTCACCGACCGACAAAAATACGATTTTAAGCGTGCTTTGGAGGAGGTGCGCAATCTCAAAGGTCGCGGTACAGAGCTGATCTCTGTTTACATCCCTCCAGGTAAGCAAATCTCTGATGTGGCCAACTATCTAAGGGCGGAATACTCGCAATCCTCCAACATAAAGTCCTCGAGCACGAGGAAAAACGTACAAGGTGCCATTCAATCTATATTGGCTAGGTTGAAGTATTTTAAGGAACCACCGGCTAATGGTCTCGTCTTCTTCGTTGGGGAGACAGCCTGGGTGGGAGACCAGACGAAGATGGTGCAGTATGTCCTAGAGCCTCCAGAACCGATTACTTCGTTCCTTTATCGCTGCGACTCCGAGTTCTATCTCGAGCCCCTGTTAGAAATGCTGGTGGAAAAAAAATCTTATGGTCTCATAGTGGTGGACCGATCCGAGGCCACTATTGGCCTGCTAAATGGGAAAAGGATCACCGTTATTCGCAACATCCAATCACAGGTACCTTCTAAGCATAGGATGGGTGGGCAATCGGCCCTCCGATTCGAAAGATTAATCGAGATTGCAGCCAATGAATTCTTCAAGAAGATAGCTGATGCAGCTGCTGAGGCGTTCCTTGGTCGATTAGATGAATTGGTCGGCATACTGGTTGGAGGACCAGGAGCCACGAAGAACTACTTCGTGGAGCAGGGATATTTGCATCATGAGCTGCAGAAGAGGGTTTTAGACACATTCGACACTGGTTATACCGATGAATATGGTCTCAAGGAATTGGTGGAGAGGGCTAAGGAAAAGCTAACCGATTTGGATCTCATGAGGGAGAAGAAACTCATCTCGAAGCTTTTAGAGGAGATTCGAAAATCTGACGGCGGTTTGGCCACCTACGGAGAGGATCAGGTAAGGGAAGCGGTGATGATGGGAGCTGTTTCCACTGTACTCATCTCTGAAGCTCTTAGGAAGAAGCGCTATACGCTGGAGTGTCCCAGCTGCGGTTGGAAGGACAAAGTTACGTCGGAAAAGCCCCCTCAAGATCAACGCTGTCCCAGCTGCGGTGCAGTGGTCATATTTGATGAAGGGATAGACCTGGTCGATGATTTCTTCGATATAGCGGAGAAGATGGGGTCCAAAGTGGAATTGATTTCCGAAGATTCTGAAGAGGGAGAAATGCTACTAAAAGCGTTTGGCGGCATCGCTGCTCTCTTGAGGTATCGCCCAGGAGGATGATCGATGGACCCCTTGCAGCCTTTTCGAGAAGAGGTTGACAGATGCCTTAAGCAAGCCCTTCGCCGCGTAGGCGCGCCTCTCGATTTACCTGTTGAAACTCCTGATACCAGTATAGCCGATTTCGCCTTCCCTTGTTTCACTCTAGCCAAAACTCTCAAGAAAGCACCCGTTGTCATAGCTGAAGAGCTATCCTTGAATCTTCCAAAATCAGCTCTAATAGAAAAAGCATGGGCCGAGAAAGGGTATCTCAACTTTAGGCTAGAAAGTCTGGCTCTGGCCCGCATCACCCTTGAGACCATTTTGCGGGAGAAGGAAGCATATGGTCGGGGAGAGCCCAAGCACATAAAAGTTCTTCTGGAGCATACCTCCGTCAACCCCACAGGCCCGATTCATGTAGGAAGGGCAAGAAATCCTTTCATTGGAGATACTTTAGCCCGATGCTTGAGAAAAACAGGTTATGAAGTCACCACGGAATACCTTGTGAATGACGTAGGGAAGCAGGTAGTGCTGCTCTGCTGGGGTGTGCGGAACGCGGTCTCCGATCAGGAGAAGCCGGAGCGCGATAAGGACGATCATATACTCGTCGGCTATTATCGCCAGGCTAACAAACTCATGGAGACGGACCCGAGGGTCCAAGAGGAGATCGCAGCCATGACCAGGGCTTTCGAGGCGGGCGACCCAGCGACGATCTCGATGGTCCGGGAGACGGCTGAAAGGATGCTCTCCGGCATTAAGCAAAGCTTAGCGCTCGTGGGCGTTCACATAGATAACTATACTTGGGAATCGCAGTTCATAATCAACGGTGAGGCCAGGAGAGTGGTGGAGAGGCTCAAAGCCACTCCCTACTGCCACGAGGAAGGCGGAGCTCTATACTTAGATCTGAGCGAATTTGGCATCCATGGTAAGAGCACCAAGTTCTTCTTCACCCGTTCAGACGGAACCACACTCTATACCACCAGGGACATGGCATATCACCTAGACAAATTCAAGCGCGCTGATGTGGTAATCAATGTGCTAGGAGAGGACCAGAAACTGGGGCAACAGCAACTGGCCGCGGCATTGAAGATATTAGGAGAGAAGAGAGTGCCAGAATGCCTATTCTATGCCTTTGTCTCCTTGCCTGAGGGAAGAATGTCGACCAGGAAAGGCTTGGTGGTATATCTGGACGATCTGATAGATGAGGCCGAGGAGCGCGCATATGAAGAGGTGAGGAAGCGTAGGACGGATCTCAGTGAGCAGAGGATGAGAGAGATCGCCAGATGGATTGGAAGAGGGGCACTGCGCTTCAATATGGTGCGTGTTCAGCCAGAGAAGCAAATTGTTTTCAAGTGGGAAGAGGCTTTGAACTTCGAAGGCAATTCTGCGCCCTTCGTTCAATATGCGCATGCTCGCTGTTGTTCTATAATGAAAAAAGCCGAGGATTACCAACCTGTCCTTGAACCATCTCGTCTGACACAGCCCTACGAAATAAAGCTTATTCGCATCCTCGCACAATACCCCTCGGTCGTGAGGGACTGTGCGTTAAAGAGGAGGGTACACTTGCTACCAGCATATGCGCAGGAAGTGGCCGCCGCTTTTAACCAGTTCTATGCATACGTGCCCGTGCTGCGCTCTGGGGAAAATCAAGCTGCCAGGCTTACCCTGGTCGAGGCCACGATGTGGGTACTCCGCAGCGCTTTGGACACGTTAGGGATCGCGGCCCCGGAGGAGATGTAAATGGCACAGATCGTCAAGCTCAAGAAAGAGGACAAAGGGCGCGTGAGAGCGCTCGAGCTCTTCATCATAAAGGAATACATGGAATCGATCCTGAAGCGCAAGTGGGAAGAGCTAAGTCCGGAATTCGTGGAACAGCTGGGAGCGACTAACGACCAAGCCTTCAAGCTGTACCTGGAGTCCGGCCTCAGTTACGTGGCCAAAGAGGACGATCAGATAGTTGGCTTCATCTTCGCCCAAAAGGTGCAGCATATGTCAAACATTCCCCTATCTGTTTGGATTGAGAGCATCGGGGTCCATCCCTCCCATAGGCGCCAGGGCATAGGTTATCAATTGCTTAGGAAAGTATCCTTGGAGGCCAAGAAGCAGGGCGCCAAGGCTGTGCAGAGCGCTATAATGCCTGAGAATGCCGTTTCCTTGATGCTGCACAAGAAGCTGGGCTTCTTCTTGGATGCGCGTAGGATAGCATTCTTGGACCTTGACACCTTCAAATGACATCGTTGCAAGATGGAGAGAGAGGGGGAGCAAGAGTATAATCTCTGTTGTTATATTTGGAGCTCACCAGCTCTTTTATCATACGTTCCTCGAAATGAGTCAGGACTCCCCTTAGGATGTTCACCTTGAACACCTCTGAGAATCCCTGAATCAAGGCTGTCTTTACCTTATCCAGTGGTGGAATCTCTCCTAGCTCTCTCTCCAACGTGGTAATGGAATCCTTGGAGCGACCTTTCTTGCGCATCCGAAGCACCTTGAACATCACATCCAAATCTGTTGATACCAATAAAGTCCCATGCTGAAGGACCACCCCAGCCCTGCGCAATTGAGCGCTTCCAGATATTTTACGCTTGTTGACAAGGATGTCGTTGATAGGTTTGAACTCAGCCTTTACGCCTAATCTCTCCAACCCTCTTATCACTCCACTACAGACTAAAGCGAACGTCTCGTTAGGAGAATGTGGCACCGACTCCTCATCAAGCACCACCGCATATATTATTTGACCTTGATCGGTGTAAATTGCGCTCCCACCAGAGGCGCGGCGTACCACCTGAACGTCATGCTGTCGCACGGCCTCCATGTCCAGGACCTCTTCAGCTCGCTCGAAATATCCTAGCGAGACGGTAGGGCGATCGCGACGGTATAGATGCAGAGTATTGGGTACCAACCTACGCTGACGCGCCATGAGCATGGCCTCATCGCAGGCCACGGAGCGCCACGGATCGCAGAGATCGGAATCTACCAACCTCCAGATCATACGATGAGGCACGGCGTCAGGCAATTAATATCTTTTTGCCGCTTTCGCTCTGCCTACCTACGATTCGACCACTATACCACGTTTGCTGAGGGCCTCCTTCACCTTGGTAGGAACCTTGAGCTTTTCGCCCTTTCCCCCTGCCTTTTGTGTGGTTTTGAAAGCATTCTTCTGCTTGCCCTCTTTTGCTTGGGCTGAAAGGCCTGGACTTTCGGTCTCTTCCAATCCTATGTTGAAGCGAGAAGACATCTCTTTCAGTTTTGAGGCGAGCTCGGCTAGAGTCTGAGCCCGGGCCGTGAGATCCTCCATACTGGCTGTCAACTGCTCCGTGGAGGAGGCGCTTTCCTCTGAGGCGGAGGCTGTCTCCTCAGCTATAGAGGCTATCCCATCCACAGCTTTGGCTGCGCGCTGCGTGCCCTCCTTTTGCTGCATCATCATGCTCATGAGCCCAGACAGCAATTCATCTACTTTGGAAGCCAGTACCGCGATTTCCTCAAAGGCCTTTCCTGTAGCATCCACCATCTGAAGCCCTTCAGAGGTCTCTCGGGTTCCTCTCTTCATGCTCTCCACTGCCTTAGCAGTCTCGGCCTGCACTTCCTTGATCATCTTGGCGATGCGCTCGGCGGCCTCGCGCGAATCCTCTGCTAGATTCTTCACTTCCTCGGCCACCACGGCGAACCCTCGTCCCTGCTCTCCGGCTCTGGCCGCTTCGATGGCCGCGTTCAGAGCCAACATGTTGGTCTGGTCAGAGATATTGGTGATTACATCCACTATCTCGCCGATCTCCTCAGATCTCCTCCCCAGACCCTCTATGACCGAAGCAGACTCTTGCACCACTTTCTCCACTTCGCGCATTTTCTTGACAGTAGTCTCTACCGTCGCCCTCCCCCTTCGTGCCGAATCTGAGGATCGCTTGGCGCTCTCAGAAGCAGAGGAAGCGTTGCTCACGACTTTCTCGGAGGCGGTGGATATCTCGGCCATGACCTTAGCGGTCTCATCTACCGCCGCGGCCTGGCTCTGCGCCCCCTTGGATATCTGCTGAATGGCACTAGATACCTGCTCAGTAGAGGCATTCATCTCTTCAGCCGAAGAGGCGAGGTCCTGCGCTGTAGATTGCACTAGGTCCACCGAGCGATTGACCTCCTTTAACAGCTCGGTCAAGGACTCGCCTATCATGTCCAAGGATTGGGAGAAGCGCAGGAGATCTCCTTTCGTCTCGATAGAAACGCGAGCGGTCATGTCTCCCTCTGCATACGCTTGAGCGACACGCATGGCTTCCTCTATAGGCTTGATGACCGCATCTAGAGTATCATTCACACCCTGCACGATGGCGCGATATTCACCCTCATGTCTGTTGGCGTCTGCTCTGGTCGATAGGGCGCCTTCTTTGGCAGCGTCGGTGAGCATGCGCATGTCTTTTGTTAGTCTTACCAGAGCTTCCTTGACCTGGGAAATTGAGGAATTGATCCTCTGGAAGTTCTCCTTCGTTTCTTTGGTATATTCATCAGCCTCCTCCACCTTCACATCTAGGTCCAAGACGCCTTGGGCCAGAAGATTCAGGTTGTGCGCCACCCTCTCCACCTCCTTCTTCTGGTACAGGGCGACGCGCTGCTGTGCTGTCACATCTTGAAGAACCTCTATATGGCCAATAGGCTCACCCTTGGCGTTCTTTATATACGCGACATCTATCTGAGTGTGCTTCCCACCTCTATTGGTATATGTACGCGGGATGCCAGCCTCTCTCATCTTTACTATTCCGCACTCCTTGGTGCCGCATATCGGCCCCCTCCACTCAGAGCAATGCTTTCCCACCATATCAGCTCTGGAGCGTTTGAGGACCTTTTCCGAAGCATTGTTTATGAATGTCGTGTTCATGTTCAGGTCCGTGACTGAGATAGGGAATGGGATGGCATCCAAGATCTGCTCGTACCAGAAAATTTTATCCACTACCGCATCCATGGTCTTGTTAAAAGCCTGGACTATCGAGGCATAATTGCCGCTGAATTTAGATTCGTCAGCCCGAGCCGAGAAATTTCCCTTATTGCTCTCCTCCGTCAGCCTACTTATCTCCTTAGCTATCTCTACCTCTTTGGAAATATCCATAATATGCTCGACATAGCCTATTATCTCGCCATTTGGGTCTTTTATAACCGCTCCTGTAGCCCTAACAGGGACTTCTCCCCAAGTAAGCTTGGCGATAGAATCTCCCGTGAATTCCTTACCTTCTCTCATACATCTCTTGGCTAAGCATTTTTCAGTATCGCATGCTGGTGTACGAATGAGGTCGGCGCATCTCTTACCGAGCACATCCTCTTTCCTAGCTTTCAAAAGTTTCAAGCAGCTTGCGTTCAAATAACTGATATGGAGCTCCTTGTCCATGACCATAACAGGGGCAGGAAGAGCCTCTAGTGCTTTACAGAATTCCTCGCTGACGGCAATCTTACTTTCCAAGGTTCTCACCTTCTATCTCTGGGCTGATTCCAAGGCATGTCGCATATTGATGTTAACTGAGTTAAGGACTTGGCAATTTAGCTAATAAATATGAATGCCTCGATTATCATGATTGATATCAAATTCCTTCAGGCCAGTAACATAAGATTCTATCGAATTTGATACTGAAAATCCATAAATGTACTAGAAAAGCGAAATAAATGGTGAAAATGGAAAAATGGTTTGAAAGGTTTTGGCAGCACGGCTCACTTCTTTCCTTTCTTCTCCTCATTAGTGGCCGGCTGCTTTTTGGTCTCCTCCTTCTGCTTCTCCTTCTTTCCACCTAGCTTGGGCAAGCGTTTTCGGTAGAAATAGAGCAGGATGACCACCACTATAGCTGCGAATATACCGCCGTACAAGGCTATGGCCTTCCAGGCGGCTTCGTTGACCGTGATCGCAGCAGTGTATGAGTTGTCCGTGGTGACAATTTCGTTGTCCACGGAAGCAGTCGCCACTATGGTGAAGTTACCTTTTGCCGAGGGCGTCCAGCTGAAGTAGATGAGACCGAATTTGCCTGGCATGAGGGTACTGTTAGTTACGTCATTCACCCTCATGTTAGATGACTCTCCGATCTTGCTCTTCGATCCACTGGAGGAGAGGATGAAGAACTCCACCTTTGGTGCCAACGCATTAGAGCTCCCGACGTTGGTCAAATTCACCTTTATCGTACCCGCGGAACCTTCGGTCATGGGGTTAGGATCGAAAATCATGGAAACGATCCTTAGATCGGGTCGGGGAGAAGAGGTGATGACGATGGACTTCGTGAGGTTGGCTTTGTTGCCTGCTTGGTCTGTGACCTCCAATTTCACGGTGAAGGTCTTGATCGCTGAGAACGCATGTCTGACCCATGGTCCAGTCGCCACATTCGAGTCCCCGAAGGTCCAAGAGAAGCTCAATTTGTCAAAAGAGTCGTTGGCATCATAAGTAGCGTTGCCATTGAAGACCAACGTCTGATTCTCTTGAGCTGTGGTCACACTATTTCCATTAAGCTCGATTGTGAATGAGACCACGGGCGGCACTGTATCCTTCACCAGGACGATGATGCTCTTAGTTGAGACCCTACCGGCCACATCCGTGACATTCAGCACCATAGTGAATGTGCCGGCTCGAGCATAGGTCTTGGTCACGTTCTGATTCTCTCCCATGCCCACCACGGTCTTGTTGCCGTCTCCCCATATGTACTCCCATCTCTTTATGATGCCAACATCGTTAGAAGCTGTAGACGCGATGTGGTCATAAGAAGTGGCTCCATTGAAAATTAAGGCCTCATTCTGCTTAACAATCAGATTCGGGGCTTGCAAGCTAAGGGTGTGATCCTTTACCTTGAAGTCGGGCGTAGGATTGATACCATCGCTCTTAACATAGAAGCTCTTGACGGCGGTCAACCCAGCGACATCAGTGACTGTCAAAGTCACCGTGAGGTTGAAGTGCGCAGCCCCATAAGTATAAGTTGTCCAATAGGAGGAAATGGGGCCTTGCACTACACCGTTTCCGAAGTTCCATGTGAATTTCAAGGGATTCCCGTTGGGGTCCGAGGAACCATTGGCCGTGAACACGATCGGCTTTTGTGAATTAACTATATAATATAACACGCTCGTCCCAGAAGTCACGGCATAGGCCCAATCTGAGGAAACGTCTATTCCAGCAGTGGCAATGGGGGCCACAGAGCGTTGTATGGTCATGGTGACTACCTCATGGGTGCCGGTGGTCCGTACAGTGGGGTCGATTGTTACCGAAAGATAGCCAGTTACTACTGCACTACCTGTAGAGGTGGTGTTTGCAGTCATCTCGTTTCCTCTGGGCCAAGTAAGGTAGACAATGTTGTTGAGAGAATTGGTGTCGTACCTAGCGTAAGCTGTAACAGTGTACGTCGAACCGCCATTGAGGATATTGGCCTGACTTCTATAGGAGCTCACAAAAGCAGCCGAATATTGGGCTGTAGACGTAACGGATGACCCTGATATTCCTGTGAAGGCCGCTGAAACGAAATCTGTCTGTACAGTGTACTTTGTACCATTAACTCTAACCATGAAATCCGAGGTCACGTTTAGTGGGCCAAACGACCGAACTCTGTTAATGAAAGCGTTATACTCTGTTGCGCTCACAACACCATTACCGTCCCCAAATGCGAAATCAATCTGCATACGCAAGTTCGGAAGGTAACTATATGGGATGTTAGGCCAAGAGGCATCGAAGTCCATGGTGAGATTGCGATAAAGATTGAAATTATTCCAATCATTGGAAGCAAATACGATTCCATTCGAATCTACTTGTGCTCCTTGGGAGACTAGGTTAATTGTGACTGTTTGAGAAGTGATCAGGGTAATGGACTGCATGCTCGCTTGCGCATCCGTTGCATCAACCATCAGATAAAATGGGTTGGAATCAGCGAAGCCATCTATGACAAAATAGTTGGATGTCACTCGACCTGTGATTATCCTCTTTTCCACCGGCAAAGATGGGTTGGAGGAAACTAAGACTGCAGTCACCCCAGAGGCAGGTACATTATTCTTATAGACATAACCCGTCACAGTTACCGATGGGTTTAGAACCACGTTCACATTAACAGTAACGCCACTTGAAACTGTGACGTCTCGCACATCAGTCTCGAATCCATTGGCGCTAGTCACAAGACGATACGTGCTTGTGTGAACTATTTGCGAGGTAGAGCCACTAAAACTATAGATCTTTTCCATTTTGGTCGGGGAATTTAAGTCGATGGTCTTTAGGGTAACGCCGCTCACTGGGCTACCTCCTGACGTCACAGTTACTGTCAAGGTTCCCACGGTTGTGGGTAGCTTGTTTATCTGGATGAGACCAAGTTGTACGGCGTTTATACCATCATATTTTACCACCGTCGAGTACTCTAGATCATAGTACCCGCTCTTGGAGATCCTCAGGATGTAGTAGCCGGGTGGTGGGGAGAATGTGGCCAGACCGCCGGCGTCACTAGAAGTGGAATACATCTTTGAAGTGTGGGTCTCCGTGAGCGTGGCGGTAGCACCTGCGACAGGGGCGTTCGTGTTATCGACCACGTTCAATGAGATGGGGGCAGTACTTGAAGCCTCGACCGTTGCGCTCGGGAAAATCATTATTCCTGACAGCAACAGAAGTGCTACCAACATGCCCGTTGCCAATTGTTTACCTTTCGTATATTGCATCAATACCCTCCCTCATTGCTGCTAAATGCTTGAGGTCCCCAGTTATAGGATTGGAAAAGCCGAATCACTTGGACCTTAATAAAGATTGTTGTGACCCAGTAATATACTGGCTATACCTTTGAGAAAGGTATGGAGAAACCTACTTTTGCCTTACCTTCAAGAACTATTACAAATCACGGAAACTTCATTTTTAAGTTACAATTTCCTCCAATCTTTCCTCCTCGATACCTCTTCGAATCTCCATTGCAAGTCTGCGACCAGTGCTCATTGGCCTTCTCCATAAGGCATTTCCATAAGCATGGCCCATGCTCATGTGAACATTCGTACCGCC
This window harbors:
- a CDS encoding methyl-accepting chemotaxis protein — encoded protein: MESKIAVSEEFCKALEALPAPVMVMDKELHISYLNASCLKLLKARKEDVLGKRCADLIRTPACDTEKCLAKRCMREGKEFTGDSIAKLTWGEVPVRATGAVIKDPNGEIIGYVEHIMDISKEVEIAKEISRLTEESNKGNFSARADESKFSGNYASIVQAFNKTMDAVVDKIFWYEQILDAIPFPISVTDLNMNTTFINNASEKVLKRSRADMVGKHCSEWRGPICGTKECGIVKMREAGIPRTYTNRGGKHTQIDVAYIKNAKGEPIGHIEVLQDVTAQQRVALYQKKEVERVAHNLNLLAQGVLDLDVKVEEADEYTKETKENFQRINSSISQVKEALVRLTKDMRMLTDAAKEGALSTRADANRHEGEYRAIVQGVNDTLDAVIKPIEEAMRVAQAYAEGDMTARVSIETKGDLLRFSQSLDMIGESLTELLKEVNRSVDLVQSTAQDLASSAEEMNASTEQVSSAIQQISKGAQSQAAAVDETAKVMAEISTASEKVVSNASSASESAKRSSDSARRGRATVETTVKKMREVEKVVQESASVIEGLGRRSEEIGEIVDVITNISDQTNMLALNAAIEAARAGEQGRGFAVVAEEVKNLAEDSREAAERIAKMIKEVQAETAKAVESMKRGTRETSEGLQMVDATGKAFEEIAVLASKVDELLSGLMSMMMQQKEGTQRAAKAVDGIASIAEETASASEESASSTEQLTASMEDLTARAQTLAELASKLKEMSSRFNIGLEETESPGLSAQAKEGKQKNAFKTTQKAGGKGEKLKVPTKVKEALSKRGIVVES
- a CDS encoding PKD domain-containing protein, with the protein product MQYTKGKQLATGMLVALLLLSGIMIFPSATVEASSTAPISLNVVDNTNAPVAGATATLTETHTSKMYSTSSDAGGLATFSPPPGYYILRISKSGYYDLEYSTVVKYDGINAVQLGLIQINKLPTTVGTLTVTVTSGGSPVSGVTLKTIDLNSPTKMEKIYSFSGSTSQIVHTSTYRLVTSANGFETDVRDVTVSSGVTVNVNVVLNPSVTVTGYVYKNNVPASGVTAVLVSSNPSLPVEKRIITGRVTSNYFVIDGFADSNPFYLMVDATDAQASMQSITLITSQTVTINLVSQGAQVDSNGIVFASNDWNNFNLYRNLTMDFDASWPNIPYSYLPNLRMQIDFAFGDGNGVVSATEYNAFINRVRSFGPLNVTSDFMVRVNGTKYTVQTDFVSAAFTGISGSSVTSTAQYSAAFVSSYRSQANILNGGSTYTVTAYARYDTNSLNNIVYLTWPRGNEMTANTTSTGSAVVTGYLSVTIDPTVRTTGTHEVVTMTIQRSVAPIATAGIDVSSDWAYAVTSGTSVLYYIVNSQKPIVFTANGSSDPNGNPLKFTWNFGNGVVQGPISSYWTTYTYGAAHFNLTVTLTVTDVAGLTAVKSFYVKSDGINPTPDFKVKDHTLSLQAPNLIVKQNEALIFNGATSYDHIASTASNDVGIIKRWEYIWGDGNKTVVGMGENQNVTKTYARAGTFTMVLNVTDVAGRVSTKSIIVLVKDTVPPVVSFTIELNGNSVTTAQENQTLVFNGNATYDANDSFDKLSFSWTFGDSNVATGPWVRHAFSAIKTFTVKLEVTDQAGNKANLTKSIVITSSPRPDLRIVSMIFDPNPMTEGSAGTIKVNLTNVGSSNALAPKVEFFILSSSGSKSKIGESSNMRVNDVTNSTLMPGKFGLIYFSWTPSAKGNFTIVATASVDNEIVTTDNSYTAAITVNEAAWKAIALYGGIFAAIVVVILLYFYRKRLPKLGGKKEKQKEETKKQPATNEEKKGKK